One segment of Nocardioides sp. QY071 DNA contains the following:
- a CDS encoding hemopexin repeat-containing protein, with the protein MSAKAYFTHAGSYARYDVGLDAVDPGYPRRLSAGYTHIGGTGFENGIDTAIDLGHGKLYLFRGDSYLRIDNETNTVEARATIAGAWPGMAERGFGDRLDAAFCWNDVQAFFLKGDQYLEYDIANDTAVDSGLIADSFHGLAEVGFADAIDAAVNWGNGKVYLFKGDSYVRYDLATDLATDQRDGEPTPVAGIWHGLEAFGSVVDAAWVKQDTAPTAPLEPGDHVWWWDGRMSAAREIPRWLWFPNSTSDTDFEDHGKEIFQYVVHADGTILAGQPQMRGFPGSQAWLNRNPGNITGAAGGTDYGQYPGKFNWHGFLVFPSRDTGFAAIGTLLRSPLYRDLTLLAAFEKYAPAKDGNKPEQYAADVAAAARVSPATTISALDDAQLLLAQRKIEQVEGTLVGWTYAPDGTLLAGPEGGPGLPDDLRALVG; encoded by the coding sequence ATGAGCGCCAAGGCCTACTTCACCCACGCCGGCAGCTATGCCCGGTACGACGTCGGGCTCGACGCGGTCGACCCGGGCTACCCGCGCCGGCTGTCGGCCGGCTACACCCACATCGGCGGCACCGGGTTCGAGAACGGCATCGACACCGCGATCGACCTGGGCCACGGCAAGCTCTACCTGTTCCGTGGCGACTCCTACCTGCGCATCGACAACGAGACCAACACCGTCGAGGCCCGCGCGACGATCGCCGGCGCCTGGCCGGGCATGGCGGAGCGCGGGTTCGGCGACCGTCTCGACGCGGCCTTCTGCTGGAACGACGTCCAGGCCTTCTTCCTCAAGGGCGATCAGTACCTGGAGTACGACATCGCCAACGACACCGCCGTCGACTCCGGGCTGATCGCCGACTCCTTCCACGGGCTGGCCGAGGTCGGCTTCGCCGACGCCATCGACGCCGCGGTCAACTGGGGCAACGGCAAGGTCTACCTCTTCAAGGGCGACAGCTACGTCCGCTACGACCTCGCGACCGACCTCGCGACCGACCAGCGCGACGGCGAGCCGACACCGGTCGCCGGCATCTGGCACGGCCTCGAGGCCTTCGGCTCGGTCGTCGACGCCGCATGGGTCAAGCAGGACACCGCCCCGACCGCGCCGTTGGAGCCCGGCGACCACGTCTGGTGGTGGGACGGCCGGATGTCGGCCGCCCGGGAGATCCCACGCTGGCTGTGGTTCCCCAACTCCACGAGCGACACCGACTTCGAGGACCACGGCAAGGAGATCTTCCAGTACGTCGTCCACGCCGACGGCACGATCCTCGCCGGGCAGCCGCAGATGCGGGGATTCCCCGGCAGCCAGGCCTGGCTCAACCGCAACCCGGGCAACATCACCGGCGCGGCGGGAGGGACCGACTACGGCCAGTACCCCGGGAAGTTCAACTGGCACGGCTTCCTCGTCTTCCCCAGCCGCGACACCGGCTTCGCCGCGATCGGGACGCTGCTGCGCAGCCCCCTCTACCGCGACCTCACCCTGCTCGCGGCGTTCGAGAAGTACGCACCGGCCAAGGACGGAAACAAGCCGGAGCAGTACGCCGCCGACGTGGCCGCCGCGGCCCGTGTCTCACCGGCGACCACGATCTCCGCGCTCGACGACGCCCAGCTGCTCCTGGCGCAGCGGAAGATCGAGCAGGTCGAGGGCACCCTCGTCGGCTGGACCTACGCACCCGACGGCACCCTGCTCGCCGGACCGGAGGGCGGGCCGGGCCTGCCCGACGACCTCCGCGCCCTGGTCGGGTGA
- a CDS encoding pilus assembly protein TadG-related protein has translation MTRHQRGSSIPLVLAFAAIVLLLVAVVVDASAAYLARQRLDALADGAALQGADLGAQGSDAYGGGLATGDLAISRAEAETAVRSYLRDSGAAADHPGLRATVRVDGDRLVVELVAPVDLPLHLPGAPTDPTVRAVGSAVVDPEADRAE, from the coding sequence ATGACCCGGCACCAGCGCGGCAGCTCGATCCCGCTCGTCCTCGCCTTCGCCGCGATCGTGCTGCTGCTCGTGGCGGTCGTGGTCGACGCGAGTGCGGCCTACCTCGCCCGTCAGCGCCTCGACGCGCTCGCCGACGGTGCCGCGCTGCAGGGCGCCGACCTCGGGGCCCAGGGCTCCGACGCGTACGGCGGCGGGCTGGCCACCGGCGACCTCGCGATCTCGCGGGCCGAGGCGGAGACGGCGGTCCGGTCCTACCTGCGCGACAGCGGTGCCGCGGCCGACCATCCGGGCTTGCGCGCGACGGTCCGTGTCGACGGCGACCGGCTGGTCGTCGAGCTGGTCGCCCCGGTCGACCTGCCGCTCCACCTCCCGGGCGCCCCCACGGACCCGACGGTCCGGGCGGTCGGCTCCGCCGTGGTCGATCCCGAGGCCGACCGAGCCGAGTGA
- a CDS encoding type II secretion system F family protein — protein sequence MNPAVTGALLGLVAGLGLALVATRAVAIRRPRLEDRVLPYVRDLTPARRTTTPASARSTATLLLGPLLRRAADGVERVVGGAPSVRRRLARSASSLSLHEFRVQQVQWGLVGFAIAAAYGVLRTWTRPSSPLPLLLACVGAFACGVLLRDNRLSAQVRRREAAMLAEFPTVAELLALSVAAGEGPVGALDRVVRRSGGELSRELGDVLARVRTGEPVADAFDRLAATTGLSVVARFAHGIAVAIERGTPLAEVLHAQAADVREAGRRELIEQASRKEIAMMVPVVFLVMPTTVLFAFWPGLIGLSLSY from the coding sequence TTGAACCCCGCGGTCACCGGCGCACTGCTCGGCCTCGTCGCCGGTCTCGGCCTCGCCCTCGTCGCCACCCGCGCGGTGGCGATCCGCCGCCCGCGGCTCGAGGACCGGGTGCTGCCCTACGTCCGCGACCTCACCCCCGCCCGCCGTACGACGACCCCGGCCAGCGCCCGTTCGACGGCCACCCTCCTGCTCGGCCCCCTGCTGCGCCGCGCCGCCGACGGGGTCGAGCGCGTGGTCGGGGGCGCCCCCTCGGTCCGGCGCCGGCTGGCCCGGTCCGCCTCGTCGCTGAGCCTCCACGAGTTCCGCGTGCAGCAGGTGCAGTGGGGCCTGGTCGGGTTCGCGATCGCCGCGGCGTACGGCGTGCTCCGCACCTGGACCCGTCCCAGCTCACCGCTGCCCCTCCTGCTGGCCTGCGTGGGCGCCTTCGCCTGCGGCGTGCTGCTGCGCGACAACCGGCTGAGTGCGCAGGTGCGCCGGCGGGAGGCCGCGATGCTCGCCGAGTTCCCGACGGTCGCCGAGCTGCTGGCCCTCAGCGTCGCGGCGGGCGAGGGCCCGGTCGGTGCGCTCGACCGGGTGGTGCGGCGCAGCGGGGGCGAGCTGTCCCGTGAGCTCGGCGACGTGCTCGCCCGGGTCCGCACCGGCGAGCCGGTCGCCGACGCCTTCGACCGCCTCGCCGCGACCACCGGACTGTCCGTCGTCGCCCGCTTCGCCCACGGCATCGCCGTCGCGATCGAGCGCGGCACCCCGCTGGCCGAGGTCCTCCACGCTCAGGCGGCCGACGTCCGCGAGGCCGGACGTCGCGAGCTGATCGAGCAGGCGTCCCGCAAGGAGATCGCGATGATGGTGCCCGTCGTGTTCCTGGTGATGCCCACGACCGTGCTCTTCGCCTTCTGGCCCGGCCTGATCGGGCTGTCCCTCAGCTACTGA
- a CDS encoding hemopexin repeat-containing protein gives MKMTGFAKPAGDKAYFFLGSHYVRYNVGGDLPEGVESGYPLPIAEQWPALPFGSDIDACLSWSDGSVYFFRGDQCVQYDVANDAVLQGPTAIAEMWPGVFADGVDAAVLLSDAMVHFFRGSEVVVWNAADGSGVIDGPQPISSVWNGLPEPVTNVVRWWASEDVYFFSDTQYWSYDFASAAPYPEYPAEIAGNWTGLPFADSPAAPDDGPAPVPVDGTPARAMSVDEARAELQAAMDAGEILWAPSAIPGRVDLDGLVPFSGEKQDGNVAGVVIRYNPGTPQGPNAPDRLDPRNALALVRFCRWLSQAWGVTELHHLGIDGSAPGERDDCHGQGRAVDFSGVVGTKDGTAYALSVLRDWGMVSTLSTPGGIWQPTGTNQVHFRLDEAPGSELARDFFRSAYEFIAGQWQDHSPNPDGPAEPSTIGSGTFIMNPDHPTSNPAPGAKNGREAHANHLHMQIGVTGTA, from the coding sequence ATGAAGATGACGGGATTCGCCAAGCCGGCCGGGGACAAGGCGTACTTCTTCCTCGGCAGCCACTACGTCCGCTACAACGTCGGCGGTGACCTGCCGGAGGGTGTCGAGAGCGGCTACCCACTGCCGATCGCCGAGCAGTGGCCGGCCCTGCCGTTCGGCTCCGACATCGACGCCTGCCTGTCGTGGAGCGACGGGTCGGTGTACTTCTTCCGCGGCGACCAGTGCGTCCAGTACGACGTCGCCAACGACGCGGTCCTCCAGGGCCCGACCGCGATCGCCGAGATGTGGCCGGGCGTGTTCGCCGACGGAGTCGACGCCGCGGTGCTGCTCTCCGACGCCATGGTGCACTTCTTCCGCGGCAGCGAGGTCGTCGTCTGGAACGCGGCCGACGGCAGTGGCGTGATCGACGGTCCGCAGCCCATCTCCTCGGTGTGGAACGGGCTGCCCGAGCCGGTGACCAATGTCGTGCGGTGGTGGGCGAGCGAGGACGTCTACTTCTTCTCCGACACCCAGTACTGGTCCTACGACTTCGCCAGCGCCGCGCCCTACCCGGAGTACCCGGCCGAGATCGCCGGGAACTGGACCGGGCTGCCCTTCGCGGACAGCCCCGCCGCTCCGGACGACGGCCCGGCACCGGTCCCCGTCGACGGCACCCCGGCCCGGGCGATGTCGGTCGACGAGGCCCGCGCCGAGCTGCAGGCGGCGATGGACGCCGGGGAGATCCTCTGGGCGCCCTCCGCGATCCCGGGCCGCGTGGACCTCGACGGGCTGGTCCCGTTCAGCGGCGAGAAGCAGGACGGGAACGTGGCCGGTGTGGTGATCCGCTACAACCCCGGGACGCCGCAGGGCCCCAACGCGCCGGACCGCCTCGACCCGCGCAACGCGCTCGCGCTCGTCCGCTTCTGTCGCTGGCTGAGCCAGGCCTGGGGCGTCACCGAGCTGCACCACCTCGGGATCGACGGCAGCGCGCCGGGCGAACGCGACGACTGCCACGGCCAGGGACGTGCCGTCGACTTCTCCGGGGTCGTCGGCACCAAGGACGGGACGGCGTACGCCCTCAGCGTCCTGCGGGACTGGGGAATGGTGTCGACGCTCTCGACTCCCGGAGGCATCTGGCAGCCGACCGGCACCAACCAGGTGCACTTCCGGCTCGACGAGGCGCCCGGATCGGAGCTCGCCCGCGACTTCTTCCGCTCGGCCTACGAGTTCATCGCGGGCCAGTGGCAGGACCACTCCCCCAACCCCGACGGCCCGGCCGAGCCGAGCACCATCGGCTCCGGCACGTTCATCATGAACCCCGACCACCCGACGTCGAACCCCGCGCCGGGAGCGAAGAACGGCCGCGAAGCCCATGCCAACCACCTGCACATGCAGATCGGTGTCACCGGCACCGCCTGA
- a CDS encoding Ig-like domain-containing protein, whose protein sequence is MIAALAATTLGLGIPVVLTSSASADITSPAANAVLRGNATLAASGASDGTGCLSGSSPQTTLQLINSGGTVVFESVQGGTGAKSVVVDTHGYANGAYTARAIERKRSGFLYCTNSTNTTNRSVTIDNITQIAYTGATEGAQNTSVSVSAKLTDPNLAASVLPGRVVTFALSGGTSVNATTNASGVATASLPVAGPPRSATVTASFAQTAYYKGSSDPTSFEVKKNPTTTTLLQPSPVVHGEAVSFTAQVAPVNGTSTPTGTIQFTVDGDDFGAPVTVSGGSATTPPTTTLSTGEHTIGARYSGDGNLVTSDAAAKQLTVGKAPTSTALTSTGSPTVSGQAVTFTATVGVVSPGVGDPAGGVQFNVDGEPYGTAVQLAGDDTAELSISNLAPGNHTVQATYNGNGDLATSTSAELTHGVDRADTSVSVSTSNADAVAGEPLTFTADVAVVGPGAGDPSGNVQFFADGDPIGSPVPLNGGSVVSAPVKLDAGDHVITANYEGDTRFAGATASLDQEVAAAHTSTEVEVSPSPSVFGQAVTVTATVTPVAPATGEPGGVVQFTIDGQPGAFVTLAGGSAEITTSSLARGTHQVKATYLSADPNFVTSTSPVVSHTVNKAATKTTVTSSAATSVVGQPVTFTAAVGALAPGAGSPSGTVTFTDGDTVLGSAPVSSATGGIASITIDSLSVGQHAVVATYDGDDSFTGSNGSVAQKVQRAQTSTVVSSTTNPSQPGAAVRFTATVSPIAPGAGVPGGTVQFKVNGAPLGAPVGLVDGAATSPDFANLSPGTYRISAVYSGEPRFVASTGLLDQGNGQTVTKAGSATELVSDDAEADAGQTVTFTATVRAVAPATGRPTGVVQFWDGTTLLGATSLAPASEASTSTATFATATLAPGAHEIRASYGGSVTFEGSTESTSQLVGAGVTVVGIVSSANPSTYGDRVTLTATVADGAPAPGTPTGTVTFRSGGNVIGTVPLATVEGQQRATLDVDGLAAGSYTLTATYSGDATRAGATSPELSQVVKRAATHLDDLRVITTDLFSPRQVTAVLRGPGNEPIAGQTLVFSTNTTVSAGYLELCRAVTDVNGRAQCKVPPAAPAYLNTDGFTATFGGNADYLPTTDHGGGR, encoded by the coding sequence ATGATCGCGGCCCTCGCGGCCACCACCCTGGGGCTCGGGATCCCTGTCGTCCTCACCTCGTCGGCCTCGGCCGACATCACCTCGCCGGCGGCGAACGCCGTTCTCCGCGGCAACGCGACGCTGGCTGCGAGCGGCGCGAGCGACGGGACCGGCTGCCTCAGCGGAAGCAGCCCGCAGACGACCCTGCAGCTGATCAACAGCGGGGGCACCGTCGTGTTCGAAAGCGTCCAGGGCGGCACCGGCGCCAAGAGCGTGGTCGTGGACACCCACGGCTACGCCAACGGCGCCTACACCGCCCGGGCGATCGAGCGGAAGCGGTCCGGCTTCCTCTACTGCACCAACTCGACCAACACGACCAACCGCTCGGTGACGATCGACAACATCACCCAGATCGCCTACACCGGCGCCACAGAGGGTGCGCAGAACACCTCGGTGAGCGTGTCGGCCAAGCTGACCGACCCCAACCTGGCCGCCTCGGTCCTGCCCGGACGGGTCGTCACGTTCGCCCTGTCCGGCGGTACGTCGGTCAACGCGACGACCAACGCCAGCGGTGTCGCCACCGCGAGCCTGCCGGTGGCGGGCCCGCCGCGGTCCGCCACCGTCACGGCGTCCTTCGCGCAGACGGCCTACTACAAGGGCTCCTCGGACCCGACGTCGTTCGAGGTGAAGAAGAACCCGACCACGACGACGCTCCTCCAGCCCTCACCGGTGGTGCACGGCGAGGCGGTGTCCTTCACCGCCCAGGTCGCGCCCGTCAACGGCACGAGCACGCCGACCGGCACGATCCAGTTCACCGTCGACGGGGACGACTTCGGCGCCCCGGTGACCGTCTCCGGCGGGTCCGCCACCACGCCGCCGACCACCACGCTGAGCACCGGCGAGCACACCATCGGCGCTCGCTACAGCGGCGACGGCAACCTGGTCACCAGCGACGCCGCGGCCAAGCAGCTGACGGTGGGCAAGGCGCCGACCAGCACCGCGCTCACCAGCACCGGGTCCCCCACCGTCAGCGGCCAGGCGGTCACCTTCACCGCCACGGTCGGCGTGGTCTCCCCCGGCGTCGGCGACCCCGCCGGCGGCGTCCAGTTCAACGTCGACGGCGAGCCGTACGGCACCGCCGTCCAGCTGGCCGGCGACGACACCGCGGAGCTCAGCATCAGCAACCTGGCTCCGGGCAACCACACCGTGCAGGCGACGTACAACGGCAATGGCGACCTCGCCACCAGCACCTCGGCCGAGCTCACCCACGGCGTGGACCGCGCCGACACCTCGGTGAGCGTGAGCACCTCGAACGCCGATGCGGTCGCGGGCGAGCCCCTCACCTTCACCGCCGACGTCGCCGTCGTCGGGCCCGGTGCCGGCGACCCGAGCGGCAATGTCCAGTTCTTCGCCGACGGCGACCCGATCGGCTCGCCGGTCCCGCTCAACGGCGGCAGCGTCGTCTCGGCACCGGTGAAGCTGGATGCCGGCGACCACGTGATCACCGCGAACTACGAGGGCGACACCCGCTTCGCCGGCGCCACCGCCTCGCTCGACCAGGAGGTCGCGGCGGCCCACACCTCGACCGAGGTCGAGGTCTCCCCCAGCCCGTCGGTCTTCGGCCAGGCGGTCACCGTCACCGCGACGGTCACCCCGGTCGCGCCGGCCACCGGCGAGCCCGGCGGCGTGGTCCAGTTCACCATCGACGGCCAGCCCGGCGCGTTCGTCACCCTCGCGGGCGGCAGCGCCGAGATCACCACGAGCTCGCTCGCGCGGGGCACCCACCAGGTGAAGGCGACCTACCTCAGCGCCGACCCGAACTTCGTCACCAGCACCTCGCCGGTCGTGAGCCACACGGTCAACAAGGCGGCGACGAAGACCACCGTCACCAGCAGCGCCGCGACCTCTGTCGTCGGGCAGCCGGTGACGTTCACGGCCGCGGTCGGCGCGCTCGCGCCGGGCGCCGGCTCGCCGTCGGGCACCGTCACCTTCACCGACGGGGACACCGTCCTCGGCTCGGCCCCGGTCAGCTCGGCCACCGGAGGGATCGCGTCGATCACCATCGACTCGCTCTCCGTCGGCCAGCACGCCGTGGTCGCGACGTACGACGGCGACGACAGCTTCACCGGGAGCAACGGGTCGGTCGCGCAGAAGGTCCAGCGCGCCCAGACCTCGACCGTCGTCTCGTCGACGACCAACCCGTCGCAGCCGGGTGCCGCGGTCCGCTTCACCGCGACCGTGAGCCCGATCGCGCCGGGCGCCGGCGTCCCCGGCGGCACGGTCCAGTTCAAGGTCAACGGGGCTCCGCTCGGGGCACCGGTGGGCCTCGTCGACGGCGCGGCGACCAGCCCCGACTTCGCGAACCTGTCGCCCGGCACCTACCGGATCTCGGCCGTCTACAGCGGTGAGCCGCGGTTCGTCGCAAGCACCGGCCTGCTCGACCAGGGCAACGGCCAGACCGTCACCAAGGCCGGCTCGGCGACCGAGCTGGTCTCCGACGACGCCGAGGCGGACGCCGGGCAGACGGTGACCTTCACCGCCACGGTCCGTGCGGTCGCCCCGGCCACCGGCAGGCCGACCGGCGTGGTGCAGTTCTGGGACGGCACCACCCTGCTCGGCGCGACCAGCCTGGCGCCCGCCTCCGAGGCGAGCACCAGCACCGCCACCTTCGCCACGGCCACGCTGGCCCCCGGCGCGCACGAGATCCGGGCGTCGTACGGCGGCAGCGTCACCTTCGAGGGCTCCACCGAGTCCACCTCGCAGCTGGTCGGAGCCGGCGTCACCGTCGTCGGGATCGTGTCCAGCGCCAACCCGTCGACGTACGGCGACCGGGTCACGCTGACCGCGACCGTGGCCGACGGCGCCCCGGCTCCGGGCACGCCCACCGGGACGGTGACCTTCCGGTCCGGCGGCAACGTCATCGGCACGGTGCCGCTCGCCACGGTCGAGGGCCAGCAGCGGGCGACGCTCGACGTCGACGGCCTGGCCGCGGGCAGCTACACGCTGACGGCCACCTACTCGGGCGACGCCACCCGGGCGGGCGCCACCTCGCCCGAGCTGAGCCAGGTCGTGAAGCGGGCGGCCACCCACCTCGACGACCTCAGGGTGATCACGACCGACCTGTTCTCACCCCGTCAGGTCACGGCGGTCCTGCGCGGGCCGGGCAACGAGCCGATCGCCGGGCAGACCCTGGTGTTCTCGACGAACACGACCGTCTCGGCGGGCTACCTCGAGCTGTGCCGGGCGGTCACGGACGTGAACGGCCGCGCGCAGTGCAAGGTGCCGCCGGCAGCCCCGGCGTACCTGAACACCGACGGGTTCACCGCGACCTTCGGTGGCAATGCGGACTACCTGCCGACCACCGACCACGGCGGCGGCCGCTGA
- a CDS encoding type II secretion system F family protein, whose protein sequence is MGALVGLGFGLGCLLLWAAFRWPQAERAPRSEGRAERLLAEAGLREVAPRSLALLSVGAGVAGFVLVLGLTRTVPIAVVLAAAAAYLPWAVVAGRVRRRRREFAQVWPEAVDDLASAVRAGMSLPDAVAALAVRGPDALRPAFDAFALDYQVSGRFGDCLDRLRDRLADPVGDRVVEGLRIAREVGGGELGRLLRNLSGYLRDDLRTRAELEARQSWAVNGARVAVAAPWVVLLVMSTQPTVIERYQSAAGAVVLAVGAATCVVAYRLMMRLGRLPAERRILR, encoded by the coding sequence GTGGGTGCGCTGGTCGGGCTGGGGTTCGGGCTCGGCTGCCTGCTGCTGTGGGCCGCGTTCCGCTGGCCGCAGGCCGAGCGCGCGCCCCGTTCCGAAGGCCGGGCCGAGCGGCTGCTCGCCGAGGCCGGGCTGCGCGAGGTCGCGCCCCGCTCGTTGGCCCTGCTGTCGGTCGGCGCAGGCGTCGCGGGCTTCGTCCTCGTCCTCGGCCTCACCCGAACCGTGCCGATCGCCGTGGTCCTGGCCGCGGCGGCGGCGTACCTGCCGTGGGCCGTCGTCGCCGGTCGCGTACGACGCCGCCGGCGCGAGTTCGCGCAGGTCTGGCCGGAGGCGGTCGACGACCTCGCCTCCGCCGTACGTGCGGGGATGTCGCTGCCCGACGCGGTCGCCGCGCTGGCCGTCCGCGGCCCCGACGCGCTGCGACCGGCCTTCGACGCGTTCGCCCTCGACTACCAGGTCTCGGGCCGGTTCGGAGACTGCCTCGACCGGCTCAGGGACCGGTTGGCCGACCCGGTCGGCGACCGCGTCGTCGAGGGCCTGCGGATCGCCCGCGAGGTCGGCGGCGGCGAGCTCGGCCGGCTGCTGCGCAACCTGTCGGGCTACCTGCGTGACGACCTGCGCACCCGCGCCGAGCTCGAGGCCCGCCAGTCCTGGGCGGTCAACGGCGCCCGGGTCGCGGTCGCGGCGCCGTGGGTCGTGCTGCTGGTGATGTCGACCCAGCCGACGGTCATCGAGCGCTACCAGTCCGCGGCCGGCGCGGTCGTCCTCGCCGTGGGCGCGGCGACGTGCGTTGTCGCCTACCGGCTGATGATGCGGCTCGGCCGTCTCCCCGCCGAGCGACGGATCCTCCGTTGA
- a CDS encoding ATPase, T2SS/T4P/T4SS family has product MALLQPPVVVAPASDDVVTRLDEDLRAAVRRDGIDPQREVAAVRRLATGLVREHDERSLTGVVAPVADPDALVAELVARVAGFGPLQPFLEDPTVEEVWINSPDRVFVARQGRHELTNLVLTEAQVAELVERMLKSTGRRIDLSRPFVDAMLPAGHRLHVVLQGISRGFSAVNIRKFVVRATRLDELVALGTLTPHAARFLEASVRAGLNILVTGGTQAGKTTMLNCLAAAIPGGERVISAEEVFEIRFPHPDWVALQTRQEGLEGTGEVRLRDLVKESLRMRPSRLIVGEVRAEECLDLLLALNAGLPGMCTLHANSAREALTKACTLPLLAGENISARFVVPTVAASVDLVVHIALDPYGARRVTEIVAVPGRMEGDVIETEPVFDWRDGALRRGIGLPPRLEHFERLGIDVVGLLHEADREAG; this is encoded by the coding sequence ATGGCCCTGCTCCAGCCACCCGTCGTGGTCGCGCCGGCGTCGGACGACGTGGTGACGCGCCTCGACGAGGACCTGCGCGCCGCGGTACGCCGTGACGGAATCGACCCGCAGCGCGAGGTGGCCGCCGTACGACGCCTCGCGACCGGACTGGTCCGCGAGCACGACGAGCGCAGCCTGACCGGTGTGGTCGCCCCGGTCGCGGACCCGGACGCGCTGGTGGCCGAGCTGGTCGCCCGGGTCGCGGGCTTCGGGCCGCTGCAGCCGTTCCTCGAGGACCCCACGGTGGAGGAGGTCTGGATCAACAGTCCGGACCGGGTCTTCGTCGCCCGTCAGGGCCGGCACGAGCTGACCAACCTGGTGCTGACCGAGGCGCAGGTCGCCGAGCTGGTGGAGCGGATGCTGAAGTCCACCGGCCGCCGGATCGACCTCAGCCGGCCGTTCGTCGACGCGATGCTCCCGGCCGGGCACCGCCTCCACGTCGTACTGCAGGGCATCTCGCGGGGCTTCTCGGCGGTCAACATCCGCAAGTTCGTGGTCCGGGCGACCCGGCTCGACGAGCTGGTCGCGCTCGGCACCCTGACGCCCCACGCCGCACGCTTCCTCGAGGCCTCGGTCCGCGCCGGTCTCAACATCCTCGTCACCGGCGGCACCCAAGCCGGCAAGACCACCATGCTCAACTGCCTCGCGGCGGCGATCCCCGGTGGGGAGCGGGTGATCTCGGCCGAGGAGGTCTTCGAGATCCGTTTCCCGCATCCCGACTGGGTCGCCCTGCAGACCCGGCAGGAGGGCCTCGAGGGCACCGGTGAGGTCCGGCTCCGCGACCTCGTCAAGGAGTCGCTCCGGATGCGACCCAGTCGCCTCATCGTGGGCGAGGTGCGGGCCGAGGAGTGCCTCGACCTGCTGCTCGCCCTCAACGCCGGCCTGCCCGGGATGTGCACCCTGCACGCCAACAGCGCCCGCGAGGCACTGACCAAGGCGTGCACGCTGCCGCTGCTGGCCGGGGAGAACATCTCCGCGCGCTTCGTCGTGCCCACCGTGGCCGCGTCCGTCGACCTCGTCGTCCACATCGCCCTGGACCCGTACGGCGCCCGCCGGGTCACCGAGATCGTCGCCGTCCCGGGCCGGATGGAGGGCGACGTGATCGAGACCGAGCCGGTGTTCGACTGGCGCGACGGGGCGTTGCGGCGGGGGATCGGGCTGCCGCCCAGGCTCGAGCACTTCGAGCGGCTCGGCATCGACGTCGTGGGCCTGCTCCACGAGGCGGACCGAGAGGCGGGCTGA
- a CDS encoding TadE/TadG family type IV pilus assembly protein, whose protein sequence is MTRHARTDRGSALVDFTLVSLILVPLVLGLIQVALVLHVRATLAAAASEGARLAATADREPGDGVARTRAQIADALAGRYAEDVEVHRVQVDGAPGIEIVVRAEVPALGIGGPAVAMTVTGRAIEEDPR, encoded by the coding sequence GTGACCCGCCACGCGAGGACGGATCGGGGCTCGGCCCTGGTCGACTTCACCCTGGTCTCGCTGATCCTCGTGCCGCTCGTGCTCGGCCTGATCCAGGTGGCGCTCGTGCTCCACGTGCGCGCCACGCTCGCCGCCGCCGCGTCCGAGGGTGCGCGGCTGGCGGCGACCGCGGACCGCGAGCCCGGCGACGGGGTGGCGCGGACCCGCGCCCAGATCGCCGATGCCCTGGCGGGGCGCTACGCCGAGGACGTCGAGGTGCACCGGGTCCAGGTCGACGGCGCCCCCGGCATCGAGATCGTGGTGCGCGCCGAGGTGCCCGCGCTCGGCATCGGCGGGCCCGCGGTCGCGATGACCGTGACCGGCCGGGCGATCGAGGAGGATCCGCGGTGA